The genomic region GCTTTCACAAACAAGGGAATcttgagcagcagcagagaggtgaTCTTTCCCTCGGTCTGTGGCCCTGGTGCggccgctgctggaatcctgtgtccagtcctggtgtccacaattcaagaaggatgttgatcgATTGGAGTGGGCtcagaagagccatgagaatgactgaGAGATTGGACAACCTGCCTTACGGTATAGGGTCGAGGaactccatctatttagcttaacacagagaaggtgaaggggtgacttgatcccaggcTATAAGTAcgtacatggggaacaaatatgtaATAACAGGTtcttcaatccagcagagaaaggcctagcacgatccagtggctggcagctcaagttagacaaattcagactggaatgaATTTGTGACAGTGAGAGgacttaaccactggaacaattccCCAAGGGTTGTGGAGgtttctccatccctgacaattttttaaatcaagatggggtgtttttctaaaagatctgctcttaaTGGAGGTTAGCAGTAGGGTTCAGAGTTAACAAGATATGAGCTACTGTTTCAGGACATTTCTGCCCTGGAGTACAGTGGGGACTCATCCCCATCACCTGCTATCATTTTCTCCCACCAATGGGCCGCCTCAGCCTGGAGCTGTACAGTGTCATCAGTAAAGTTCAGAGTTAACAGCAGTGTGAGCTTTCATTTCAACTACCTTATCTATACTGGGAATGCTGTCCCTTGCTTATCAGCTGAGCACTTCAGGCTTAGACACCCCAAAAGAGGGATAATGCGGTTGCAGAGCTGGTGGGCAGGGACTCCCAATTGAGGGGTTCCAGGGGTAGTTGACGGGGAGCGGTTACTGGATCAAGCATAGCCGTGATGGCTAATGTCTCCCTGATTTGGCCCAAATGCAGTAGACAGTCTGGAAAATCTGATGGCCAGAATGTTTTCATGGGTGCCTCACTTCTGACCCACCGACACCCAAAAGCAGACAGACAAGGCGAGGTATCTCAAAGCAGCTTTATTATAAAAGTGGGAGTTACAAATATTGGGGTTATGTAGCAAAGTCAGGAAGGGATCACCACATTTGGGGAGCAGGGGATCCCCATAATCCAGCATTAGTGAGTACATGCCAGTCTGAGAGTGTCTCATGGGGGAGACCCCCAATTTTCCTGGCAGGGCTCCCCTCAGAGCAGTTTGACCTCAAAGCAGATGCAATTGATGCTCTGACAATCGGGGGGCTGGTAGGCACAGGCACAGTCGCAGAGGGGGCAGCAGCGAGGGAAAGGGGGACAGGTGCcgagctcccagccctgcagagagagagagagaaaaatatgggGCTGTTAACCTGCAGGACTACTCGCTACACGATATTAAACAGTGGCTGTTATGTGGCAGGTAGTCCCACAGGCTGATGTTAAGCAGTGGCTGGTAGCCCACAGGACTACCCGCCGCAAGATATTCAATGGGGGTGTTAATCCGCAGGACTATGCTCCCAGGTTATTTACTAGGGGGTTGTAAATCCTGACTACCTGCTCCAGGATATGTTATGGGGGCAGTACCCCAAAGGGTTTGGGGGTCACTCACCTGGTGTCGGGGACAGCAGGTGTCCAGGCAgcggggaagggaaggaggggcaCAGTCACAAGCCTCGACGCAGGCCAGGCAGCAGTGGCAgggcccccccagcagccccttctcACACCAGGAACAGTCAGCGCAGAGTCCACGGGCCTGGGGTGGACGGGAGGGTGAGAGATGGAAGGGCCAACTCACCCCCTCCCGACAGCTgacctgcccagccctgaccccgtAGGGCCGCCCCACCTGTGACCCCCTGAATATCCCCCCCGCCTCCCGCTCCACCAtatccctccccactgccccccagtatagacccctgcccccagtctgtccccccttACCAGCAGGCACTGGCGCAgtgcgaggaggaggaggaggaggagcaggtagGCGGCCACAGTGATGAAGACAATGgctgggaggggcagaaggagggagctgggggggcccgGTGTGGGGGCCTACAACAGGGAGAAACAGGAGAGGGGGAGCAGGTCAGAGAGCctggggggagacacagggagggggaggcagcgggggaggggagacttaCAGCCATTCCTGGATTGGGGGGGATCCTCAGAGTTGGGGTCTCTGCTTGCCCCTAGGGGGCCGCATGGATGCCAGATCCCGCatctgagacagacagacagacagatcagAGCCATCCCAGCAAGGACTCGGCCCTCTAAGCTGCCCCACGGAACCTCACCCCTATCCCCGAACCTACTGCCCCCACCGATCCACCCTAGTCCCAAACCTACCAACCCTCATTCCCAAACCTGGGCCGGGAGCGGCCCCAGCGCAGGTCCCAGAGCAGCCGGTTGCTGCCCGCAGCCACGTGgttcactctgaaacctactgacCATGGTGCAACCCAGAGCCGTCCTCAGGCGTGGGGGCCGTGATGGAGGCAGGGCCTCACACCCTCATTAACATGCAAACGCGTAGGGGCAAGTCATCTGCTTAATTGATATTAACGACCCCCGGGCCCAGCCCAGGCTCGGTAGACACCAGCTCCTCCTGGATATGGGTGGCAACGGGGGCTCCATCCCGCTCATTAATAGTAACGATCGTGCATATTAATTAGACTGCGTCCGCCCCACCCCCTAATTGACATTCATACAACATGCAAATTATTTAAAGGGCCCACCCCATATCATTGAAATCTCCTGCATATTGATTAGGCCACGATCGCCCTCGTTAATATTCACATCTCATGAATACTGATTAGCACGACCCGCAACAACCCCAGTTCATGAATATTCATGACCCCCCAACACGCCGCTCACCCGCTCGCCGTCGCTGCACCGACATCCCGCGATACCCCGCCCTGCTCTCGGGCGTCCCTCTGTTGCCATAAGCAACGGCGCAGgcggcctggccccgccccgccggcGCGACGGGGCCACACGAGGGACTAAAGAGCCCCTTCCGGAGGCAGGGGCTTCCGGAAGTGACGACGGGAGGAGCCGCCATCGCACCGGAAGTAAGCCCTGCACATCGGGAAAGAAAcagactgcaggggaggggagcggcAGTGCTACCGGAAATGACCGCCCCGACCGGAAATGGCCTCAGCCCGCCAGAAGCGAGCAATTGGGGAGGCCCCAGCCATTGAAAGGGCCCGCAGAGGCCCGTCACTCCCTTCGACCTAGACACGACATCTCACTGGCTGGCTGGTGGGAACCATAGTGACCATAGGGGCGTGTCAATCACGCCTACGTCATGACTGGCCGATACCATACGGCCAGTCGGAGCAAAGGGCGCAGCTCTGATTGGTCAGGGGCTCCCAGCCGGCGGCATGACGTCACAACATGTAGTCCTTTTTCGCCAATTGGCTGACACTGCCCAGCCAATCAGAACACAGGGAGGGCGcatgtggggggcggggcatATTCTCTCTGGAACGACTGGTCAAGAGCTTGTAGCCAATCAGCACTCAGGAGTAAAGGTCTGGCCCAAAACATGCAGTGCTGTGATTGGCCCCCAGCCAACCCAAGCCCAGGCAGATGGGGTGCAAGGGGGAATAAAACGTTGCCTGCGCTCGGATTGGCAGC from Natator depressus isolate rNatDep1 unplaced genomic scaffold, rNatDep2.hap1 scaffold_115, whole genome shotgun sequence harbors:
- the LOC141980396 gene encoding uncharacterized protein LOC141980396 yields the protein MAAPTPGPPSSLLLPLPAIVFITVAAYLLLLLLLLALRQCLLARGLCADCSWCEKGLLGGPCHCCLACVEACDCAPPSLPRCLDTCCPRHQGWELGTCPPFPRCCPLCDCACAYQPPDCQSINCICFEVKLL